ATTTCGAAAACCGATCTATTGAAGTTAAGAAAATGTTTAAATCCTACCATTTAGAGCTTATGGCCCTTTTGTCTGTGGCCTTAGAGTCAACAAATAGTGAAGTAATTGAAGAGTTAAGAGATAAGAGATAAGGCAAAGAAAATGAAATCGTCATTTTCTCAAAGCGAATTCATTCAAGCCGCAATGCCAAAAGGACAGGTAATGACCCGGGATTCCTTGGCACTTTCACAAGGGTTTCAGCCTCCTCACCATGTTGCCATTTCATGTGATTTATTGGCAAAACGTTCACCCTTTCGGCAACTAGGAGAACTTTCAAATATTGCTGAGTCTACTGCAAACTATCTTCGACAGAAATACGCACCAGGCAAAACAGGGATATTATCAGGCGGTAAAGTGTTTATTGGTCATGGGCGGAGTTCAGACTGGAAGGAGCTTAGTTCATTTATTGGTGAGAGACTTTGCCTTGATTGGGATGAATTCAATCGAGAATCATCAGCAGGACTTAGTATCAAGGAACGCCTTGAGAGCATGTTAGGACAGGCAAATTTTGCTTTTCTGGTAATGACGGCGGAGGATGAGCACGCAGATGAAACAATTCATGCACGAGAGAATGTGATACACGAAATTGGTCTATTTCAAGGTAGACTCGGTTTTAATCGTGCAATAATATTATTGGAAGAAGGTTGCCAGGAGTTTTCTAACGTTCACGGCATCGGACAAATTCGGTATCCAAAAGGTTATATCTCAGCAACGTATGAGGAGATTAGGCGCGTTCTTGAACGTGAAGGTGTTCTTGCAAATGGCGGTTAACAATAAAATGCAGGGGTTGCAAAAAACCGCGCCCCTGATTTCAACGTTATGTATAGAGGAGAAGAATGGTAGGAAACCCACCTGGAAAAATTATCAAAGAATATCCTGCCAGGGGACCAATAAAGCAATATCGTTTTGATAAGGTAATCGCATTCACTTGTTTCAGATGTGATAGAGATAAAAAGTCCAAATTAATTACAATTTATTCGGAGAGCTGGAATAAACGGCTCTGTAATGGTTGCTATGGTTGGCTATTATCAATTCATGAAATAAAATCAGGAACAAAATCGGAAGATGAAAAAGTAGAAGACCTGTCCGTACTATTGACGAAGCTTGTATCAGAAGATGAAGTACGGCAAGAAATCAAAATATTAAAAATAAAAGAGAATCGGGCTGAGTTTTTAAACGAAAAGACTTTAAGGTTCATTGCTTCATCAGAATATATTTCATCCAAATTGGATAATGGATATTCTTTAGATTGGTCGCCAGTCGTTATTGGCCTTTGTAAAGCATTTGAAAATGAACTGGTAGTCAGGTTAATTAGACCCTTCAAAGAATTTTGTATGAACCTGGATTTATCAGAAGACTCCAAGGATAAGGATATTGGTAGAATTGCAAGTTATATCAAAAATGGTAATTCAAAAGATATTGAGATAGGAACTTTTGGACATTTTTTGCAGACTACTTTAAATAGTAAAAAGAGGAGAGAAACCAGCATATTGATTAAGAACTTCTTTGCATTCATATCTCAATATCACCATTCCAATTGGCTTTTGGATAATGATGGTTTGTTAAAGGCTATTTCATCCGTATCAAAAGATTTTAGAAACAAAGCCGCCCACATAGAAGAATTGAATAAGTCAAACTACTCAGATTGTAGAAAACTTATGATTGGTGAATCTGGAGTTCTCTGGAATTTGAATTATGCAATAAAACAGGATACGAAAGGAAAGAGAGAGTAAATGTAAAACACATAACAATAGCATGCAGACATTAAAATATATGGGCTGTAAATGGCATCAAACGGCATTCTTTCAAATTCAACTCTTTAATATAAAAAATTGAACCGAGTCAGGAGCGGACACTGGTACAGTCCTGCCTTTTGAGATTTCAATAAAGGGAGTTGACTATCCCTTCCATGAGAAGGCAAGTCAAGTGTTCGATTCACGAACTTCCATTTTTTCAAGAGTGATCAATTGATTCCATTAACCGCTCAAGTCAGCGGAAGTGGAAGCCAGCCCCCG
The genomic region above belongs to Bacteroidota bacterium and contains:
- a CDS encoding nucleotide-binding protein; its protein translation is MKSSFSQSEFIQAAMPKGQVMTRDSLALSQGFQPPHHVAISCDLLAKRSPFRQLGELSNIAESTANYLRQKYAPGKTGILSGGKVFIGHGRSSDWKELSSFIGERLCLDWDEFNRESSAGLSIKERLESMLGQANFAFLVMTAEDEHADETIHARENVIHEIGLFQGRLGFNRAIILLEEGCQEFSNVHGIGQIRYPKGYISATYEEIRRVLEREGVLANGG